One genomic region from Thermoleptolyngbya sichuanensis A183 encodes:
- a CDS encoding M56 family metallopeptidase yields MHLMLILGAIALAILSRLIAKHRSVAPAHRWTAALGPFLFAPLLLLCTVVAVFCMGREGHMLGLSVGSLGWVLAVGSLTLAGGMLLRLGRQVGRLRRTLQTLPFVETHGLAARLLDTPALFAAQVGFWQPELVVSRGLLETLSAEQVTAVLAHEQAHTHYRDTFWFFWLGWLRGLTAWLPHTEALWQELLRLRELRADRWAAQHVDPLLLAESLVQVVRSPLTEVDFPCAAFGEATSPCRLAERIEALLPDAEGNLASFPERDRLPWLWLLASGLPLCTLLIHH; encoded by the coding sequence ATGCACCTGATGCTGATTTTGGGGGCGATCGCCCTGGCTATCCTCTCGCGCCTGATTGCTAAGCACCGTTCTGTCGCGCCTGCCCACCGGTGGACTGCGGCGCTGGGGCCGTTTCTATTTGCGCCGCTGCTGCTGCTGTGTACGGTCGTCGCCGTTTTTTGCATGGGCCGCGAGGGGCATATGCTAGGGCTGTCCGTCGGCTCTCTGGGCTGGGTTCTAGCTGTCGGCAGTTTGACCCTTGCAGGCGGAATGCTGCTGCGGCTGGGCAGGCAGGTGGGGCGATTGCGCCGCACGTTGCAAACTCTGCCGTTTGTGGAAACCCACGGGCTTGCTGCTCGTTTGCTCGACACGCCTGCTCTGTTTGCGGCGCAGGTTGGTTTTTGGCAACCCGAACTGGTCGTTAGTCGGGGGTTGCTAGAAACGCTCTCTGCCGAGCAAGTTACTGCTGTGCTGGCCCATGAACAGGCCCACACCCACTATCGCGACACCTTCTGGTTTTTCTGGCTGGGCTGGCTGCGCGGTCTTACGGCCTGGCTTCCCCACACTGAAGCCCTCTGGCAAGAACTGCTGCGACTGCGAGAACTCCGCGCCGATCGCTGGGCGGCTCAGCATGTTGACCCGCTGCTGCTAGCAGAGTCGCTGGTGCAGGTGGTGAGGTCGCCGCTGACAGAGGTTGACTTTCCCTGCGCGGCTTTTGGCGAAGCCACATCACCCTGCCGTCTGGCGGAGCGGATTGAGGCGCTGTTGCCCGATGCCGAGGGTAACCTGGCAAGTTTCCCAGAGCGCGATCGCCTCCCCTGGCTGTGGCTCCTGGCATCGGGTCTTCCCCTCTGCACGCTATTGATACATCACTAG
- the hmpF gene encoding pilus motility taxis protein HmpF, with the protein MLYLAEVQRKSRVIGSSKAELRLLACQRSENSWSAVPGEEVIPAPDDVTYGAGVLVMVELSGTKQVQRHAEAGRQLVAILQNFSRAQERYKTQEEEIQQWKESLTYQSQELNRREMEMEARQEQLQEMEEDFERLEQQRQEIESKRQEVEALKAEFDRKNQELEGAWAQLRGEMGRLDEQKAQFTQAAVLDDAKAQELQELLNRLAGAIAPTEAVREQVTTSFDLLNQQQTTLDQHYQMLDEQRNAAQQAQDALDQQVQQVQALWQEWQQSKAGLDQARDELAALRRSLELKQEQVQILTTQLQQQDSLHQQFCQLADVSDRFTVGAKVDVSGLESMPIEELENIVRDLTNDLEKMSRFVNSQEEELTAQKEEIQNLQQQIQQASEYDRLRLEAELTDEQDRYRMLEETLVGQRRNLQERQAVLKQHQTVLDKRQGRATADASEETVDIAPVLTQLETLRQELAAQLQQAEAQVQELQAAVEQAQQSVDQQSQAQEDRWNRAMELEQQVLAQKAAVGEQWGKVNAYQEALALAQGGTGGVREKLELIGQILNQFQETSDYQLQAIAELRQTISSLTEQRTPEFVIT; encoded by the coding sequence GTGCTGTATTTAGCGGAAGTACAGAGAAAAAGCAGAGTTATCGGCAGCAGTAAGGCTGAGCTGCGGCTGCTTGCCTGCCAGCGCTCTGAAAATAGCTGGAGCGCGGTGCCGGGTGAAGAGGTCATCCCTGCGCCCGACGACGTGACCTATGGGGCCGGCGTGTTGGTGATGGTGGAACTAAGCGGCACTAAGCAGGTGCAGCGCCACGCCGAAGCGGGTCGCCAATTGGTTGCGATTTTGCAAAACTTTTCGCGGGCGCAGGAGCGCTACAAAACCCAGGAAGAAGAAATTCAGCAGTGGAAAGAATCGCTGACCTACCAAAGCCAAGAGCTAAACCGTCGGGAAATGGAGATGGAAGCCCGACAGGAGCAGCTTCAGGAAATGGAGGAAGACTTTGAGCGACTGGAGCAGCAACGCCAAGAGATTGAAAGCAAGCGGCAGGAAGTCGAGGCTCTGAAGGCAGAATTTGACCGTAAAAACCAGGAGCTAGAAGGAGCTTGGGCCCAGCTTCGGGGCGAGATGGGCCGGCTAGATGAGCAAAAGGCACAATTCACCCAAGCGGCCGTGCTGGATGATGCAAAAGCCCAGGAACTGCAAGAATTGCTGAACCGACTGGCAGGGGCGATCGCCCCGACCGAAGCAGTCCGAGAGCAGGTGACGACCTCCTTTGACCTGCTAAATCAGCAGCAAACCACGCTCGATCAGCACTATCAAATGCTGGACGAACAGCGCAACGCCGCTCAACAGGCGCAGGACGCGCTCGATCAGCAGGTGCAGCAGGTGCAAGCCCTCTGGCAAGAGTGGCAACAGTCGAAAGCGGGTTTGGATCAGGCGCGGGATGAACTGGCAGCTTTGCGGCGATCGCTCGAACTCAAACAAGAGCAGGTGCAAATCCTCACCACCCAACTGCAACAGCAGGACAGCCTGCACCAGCAGTTTTGCCAGCTCGCCGATGTGTCGGATCGCTTTACCGTGGGCGCAAAGGTCGATGTCAGCGGTCTGGAATCCATGCCTATTGAGGAACTGGAAAACATCGTCCGCGACCTGACCAATGACTTGGAAAAAATGTCTCGCTTTGTCAATAGCCAGGAAGAGGAGCTAACGGCACAGAAAGAGGAAATACAGAACTTGCAGCAGCAGATCCAGCAAGCCAGCGAGTACGATCGCCTGCGTCTGGAAGCTGAACTCACCGACGAGCAAGATCGCTACCGGATGCTGGAGGAGACGCTGGTCGGACAGCGCCGCAACCTGCAAGAGCGCCAGGCCGTATTAAAACAGCATCAGACTGTGCTGGACAAGCGCCAGGGACGAGCGACCGCGGACGCATCAGAAGAGACTGTCGATATTGCGCCCGTGTTGACACAGCTTGAGACCCTGCGCCAGGAGCTAGCAGCCCAGCTTCAGCAGGCAGAAGCCCAGGTGCAAGAACTGCAAGCCGCCGTCGAACAGGCTCAGCAGTCAGTCGATCAGCAATCCCAAGCGCAGGAAGATCGCTGGAATCGGGCAATGGAACTAGAGCAGCAGGTGTTGGCACAGAAAGCCGCTGTGGGCGAGCAGTGGGGCAAAGTGAATGCCTACCAGGAGGCGCTGGCCCTGGCTCAGGGTGGCACGGGCGGTGTCCGCGAGAAGTTGGAGTTAATTGGGCAGATTCTGAACCAGTTTCAGGAGACCAGCGACTATCAACTCCAGGCGATCGCCGAACTGCGGCAAACCATTAGCAGCCTGACCGAGCAGCGCACGCCGGAGTTTGTGATTACCTAA
- a CDS encoding pentapeptide repeat-containing protein, with protein sequence MSVETLLAEYAAGRRDFSYLDLSQSDLFECNLQDINLQGSNLRQAYLAYANLSRANLQGTQLQAAELGNARLQSANLKQSSLDRANLSRSILCYADLAEASLQETNFQSADLRYSNLAAANLQAANLVGADLQQAKLEGANIGQCNLFRAQSADLDGAIADRGTIFPDGHRGSDGSMG encoded by the coding sequence ATGTCAGTTGAAACGCTTTTAGCGGAATATGCTGCGGGAAGACGCGATTTTAGCTATCTCGATTTAAGCCAATCTGACCTATTTGAATGCAATTTACAAGATATCAATCTCCAGGGCAGCAACCTCAGACAAGCTTATTTGGCCTATGCCAATCTCAGTCGCGCAAACTTGCAGGGAACTCAACTGCAAGCTGCGGAATTGGGTAATGCGCGGCTACAATCTGCCAACTTAAAACAGTCGTCGCTCGATCGGGCAAACCTATCGCGCAGCATTCTCTGCTACGCAGATTTGGCGGAGGCATCGCTCCAGGAAACCAATTTCCAAAGTGCTGACTTGCGCTACTCTAACCTGGCTGCGGCAAACTTGCAGGCGGCAAACCTAGTGGGGGCAGACCTCCAGCAAGCCAAGCTAGAGGGGGCGAATATTGGCCAATGTAATTTGTTTCGTGCCCAGTCGGCAGATCTGGATGGGGCGATCGCCGATAGAGGCACGATTTTTCCAGATGGGCATCGGGGGAGTGATGGATCGATGGGTTGA
- a CDS encoding BlaI/MecI/CopY family transcriptional regulator, whose protein sequence is MALPEPRPRQLSLGPLEREILEILWQLESATVKEIHDRILADPNRELAYASVTTVLNRLTGKGWLACDRHGRAFHWRPLVSREEAQMLQAHEHLHRFLSVSSPDVVAAFADDLDVASLEQLDAITQRLKAARQKREGESCT, encoded by the coding sequence ATGGCATTACCCGAACCTCGCCCCCGTCAGCTTTCTCTGGGGCCGTTGGAGCGCGAGATCTTAGAAATCCTGTGGCAGCTAGAATCGGCAACGGTTAAGGAGATACACGATCGCATCTTGGCAGACCCAAATCGGGAGTTGGCGTATGCGTCTGTGACCACGGTGCTGAATCGGCTAACGGGCAAGGGCTGGCTGGCGTGCGATCGCCACGGGCGGGCGTTTCACTGGCGGCCGCTAGTGTCGCGAGAAGAGGCGCAGATGCTCCAGGCACACGAGCATCTGCATCGCTTCTTGTCCGTCAGCAGTCCCGACGTGGTGGCGGCTTTTGCAGATGACCTAGATGTTGCCAGCCTGGAACAGTTGGATGCCATCACTCAACGGCTGAAGGCCGCACGGCAAAAGCGGGAGGGGGAGTCATGCACCTGA
- a CDS encoding ParA family protein, whose amino-acid sequence MFGRRAGRLMIIAIANQKGGVAKTTSTIALAGLLAEEGPCLAVDLDPQGNLSTGLGVDASSLPYTTYDVITAKVGITEAIAPTRFGLSLLATDISLVKAEKDLLSQPDRFYALKSALEPAKSQFEQILIDCPPSLGLLTLNALSAADWLLIPVQCQFFAIKGLEGLLETIDSVKSRLNPNLRVLGVLPTMAETNTVITQDVLKLLRSQLEGVRVFDPVPKSVRFPESNMAGEPIHVFTREWRVVQPYREVVRELLMLEEA is encoded by the coding sequence ATGTTTGGACGCAGGGCGGGTCGGCTTATGATCATTGCGATCGCCAATCAGAAAGGCGGCGTTGCAAAAACCACGTCTACGATCGCGCTGGCGGGTCTGCTGGCGGAAGAAGGGCCATGCCTTGCGGTAGATCTTGACCCACAAGGCAACTTGTCTACGGGACTGGGCGTAGATGCGTCGTCGCTTCCCTACACGACCTATGACGTGATTACTGCGAAGGTTGGTATTACAGAGGCGATCGCCCCGACTCGGTTTGGACTCAGCCTGCTGGCCACCGACATTTCTCTGGTCAAAGCAGAAAAAGATTTGCTTTCCCAGCCCGATCGATTTTATGCCTTAAAATCGGCGCTGGAGCCTGCCAAATCTCAGTTCGAGCAAATTTTAATCGACTGTCCGCCCAGCCTGGGTCTGCTGACGCTGAATGCCCTGTCTGCTGCGGACTGGCTGCTGATTCCCGTGCAGTGTCAGTTTTTTGCGATTAAAGGGCTAGAGGGATTGCTGGAGACGATTGACTCAGTAAAGAGTCGCCTGAATCCGAATTTGCGGGTGCTGGGCGTACTGCCGACGATGGCAGAAACAAACACAGTGATTACGCAGGACGTGCTAAAGCTGTTGCGATCGCAGCTTGAGGGTGTGCGCGTATTTGACCCCGTGCCCAAGTCGGTGCGCTTTCCAGAGTCCAACATGGCAGGGGAACCGATTCACGTCTTTACCCGCGAGTGGCGCGTGGTGCAGCCCTATCGTGAAGTGGTGCGCGAACTGCTGATGCTGGAGGAGGCGTAG
- a CDS encoding RNA recognition motif domain-containing protein, producing the protein MSIYIGNLSYEATQEEITQVFAEYGTVKRVQLPTDRETGRPRGFGFVEMSTDAEEEAAIEALDGAEWMGRDLKVNKAKPREDRSSGGSWGGNRGGGGGNFSRRY; encoded by the coding sequence ATGTCCATTTACATCGGTAATCTGTCCTACGAGGCAACGCAGGAAGAAATTACCCAAGTTTTTGCTGAATACGGTACGGTAAAGCGCGTTCAGCTTCCCACCGATCGGGAAACCGGTCGCCCTCGTGGCTTCGGCTTCGTGGAAATGAGTACGGATGCGGAAGAAGAAGCGGCAATTGAAGCGCTGGATGGCGCAGAGTGGATGGGTCGCGATCTGAAGGTGAATAAGGCCAAGCCTCGCGAAGATCGTTCCTCTGGCGGTAGCTGGGGTGGCAATCGGGGCGGCGGCGGTGGCAACTTCTCTCGTCGCTACTAG
- a CDS encoding SPFH domain-containing protein — translation MSLFEKIRGEFVDIIEWLDSTNDTMVYRFQRYNNEIKMGAKLTVRPGQKTVFVNEGRIADCFGPGMYTLSTQNLPILTTLMGWPYAFNSPFKAEVYFFNTRIFTNLKWGTSNPIILRDAELGPVRLRAYGTYNVRIVQPEVLLQELVSTDGLFQVDEVSDHIRNMIMTAFTSSIGAAQVPLFDLASRYQEISNTIRQNMQADVQRFGLDLTQLLIENISLPPEVEAALDKRASIGVLGNMQQYTQYQVANSIEQSAQNPSGGNSFLELGVGLAMAQQVTNALNPNAAQSQQPPAAAPQPATSPAAAPPPPPQPQWYLSRDGQTFGPFPVNPLLQQGLTAQTYVWRSGMNGWQFANAVPELAVLLPPSPPPAP, via the coding sequence GTGAGTCTCTTCGAGAAGATTCGAGGTGAGTTTGTAGACATCATCGAGTGGTTAGACTCTACCAATGACACGATGGTCTATCGCTTTCAGCGATACAACAACGAAATCAAAATGGGGGCAAAGCTAACCGTACGCCCTGGTCAAAAGACGGTATTTGTCAACGAAGGTCGCATTGCTGACTGCTTCGGGCCTGGGATGTATACGCTGTCAACCCAAAATTTGCCCATTCTTACAACACTAATGGGTTGGCCCTATGCCTTCAACTCTCCATTCAAGGCAGAAGTATACTTCTTCAATACTCGAATTTTCACGAACCTCAAGTGGGGAACTTCTAATCCCATCATCCTCCGGGATGCCGAACTGGGCCCTGTTCGCCTACGGGCCTATGGCACCTATAATGTGCGGATTGTTCAGCCTGAAGTTCTGCTTCAAGAGTTGGTCAGCACGGATGGACTTTTCCAGGTGGATGAGGTCAGCGATCACATCCGCAACATGATTATGACCGCTTTTACCTCCTCTATCGGAGCAGCCCAAGTCCCTCTATTCGATCTGGCATCTCGTTATCAGGAGATCAGCAACACAATTCGCCAGAATATGCAGGCAGACGTGCAGCGGTTTGGTTTGGATCTGACGCAACTGCTTATTGAAAACATTTCGCTGCCGCCAGAGGTAGAAGCTGCGCTTGACAAGCGGGCTTCGATCGGGGTTTTGGGCAATATGCAGCAATATACCCAATATCAAGTCGCCAACTCTATTGAGCAGTCTGCCCAAAATCCGAGCGGTGGGAACTCTTTCTTGGAGTTGGGAGTGGGCTTGGCAATGGCGCAGCAGGTGACCAATGCGCTGAACCCCAACGCCGCTCAATCACAGCAGCCGCCAGCTGCCGCGCCTCAGCCAGCCACCTCGCCCGCAGCAGCACCGCCACCGCCACCTCAGCCGCAATGGTATTTGTCTCGAGACGGACAAACGTTTGGGCCGTTTCCAGTGAATCCGCTTCTTCAACAAGGGCTAACTGCTCAGACTTACGTATGGCGGTCAGGGATGAATGGCTGGCAGTTTGCAAATGCAGTTCCAGAACTGGCTGTCTTGCTGCCACCATCGCCTCCTCCTGCCCCGTAA
- a CDS encoding TspO/MBR family protein produces the protein MIRSWMVIGGVMLGLAFALGSVTTSRGRGWFRRLRRPDWLTFEKFIPVIWTTVFTCAAWSAYIIWEREPGTSRTWGLMATYLLLEVVTLLYTPLMLGARRIRVGLWLGAAGLVVAIALFIMLLPLSRPAAWLLMPYLIWSPIGTYTTWEMMQLNPEEA, from the coding sequence ATGATTCGATCTTGGATGGTGATTGGCGGGGTGATGCTGGGTCTGGCGTTTGCGCTGGGCAGCGTGACCACTTCGCGGGGGCGCGGCTGGTTTCGGCGGCTGCGGCGGCCCGACTGGCTCACGTTTGAGAAATTTATCCCGGTGATTTGGACGACGGTCTTTACCTGCGCCGCTTGGTCTGCCTACATCATTTGGGAACGAGAACCGGGCACGTCTAGAACCTGGGGGCTGATGGCGACTTACCTGCTGCTGGAAGTGGTTACGCTGCTCTACACGCCTCTCATGCTGGGGGCACGGCGAATTCGCGTGGGGCTATGGCTGGGTGCGGCGGGGCTGGTGGTGGCGATCGCCCTCTTTATCATGCTGCTGCCGCTGTCGCGTCCGGCGGCTTGGCTGCTGATGCCGTATCTGATCTGGAGTCCCATCGGCACTTACACCACCTGGGAAATGATGCAGCTCAACCCTGAAGAAGCCTGA
- a CDS encoding pentapeptide repeat-containing protein has translation MNVDELLSHYEAGARDFREAKLSQFNLSDRDLQGINLRRANLSGANLRGANLRMANLREANLAGADLRGADLTIANLIGAELYQADLSKATLTDAGLRSAKLTEATLVQAVLIGANLAEALLDRANLTEANLNDASLNRAKLIAANLTRATLENANLTNAILNESLMELANLTGAILHGASLEEADLHGAELSRTRLSSANLINASLSQANVRGANLSWSSLRGANLCKANLYRAKLNWANLSETNLSEAMLISATVLQTNFQNANLRGAIMPDGSSHG, from the coding sequence ATGAACGTTGATGAACTCCTGAGCCACTATGAAGCGGGGGCACGAGATTTTCGCGAAGCCAAACTCAGTCAGTTCAACCTGAGCGATCGCGATTTGCAAGGCATCAACCTGCGGCGGGCAAACCTCAGCGGCGCAAATCTACGGGGTGCAAACCTGCGGATGGCAAATCTGCGAGAGGCAAATCTTGCTGGGGCCGATCTTCGAGGCGCAGATTTGACAATTGCCAACTTAATTGGCGCAGAGTTATATCAGGCGGATTTGAGCAAAGCGACATTGACCGATGCCGGCCTGCGGAGCGCAAAACTCACAGAGGCAACCTTGGTTCAAGCCGTGCTGATAGGTGCAAACCTAGCAGAGGCGCTGCTAGATCGAGCCAATCTGACCGAGGCCAACCTGAACGATGCCAGCCTCAACCGGGCGAAACTGATTGCGGCCAACCTGACTCGCGCTACGCTGGAAAATGCGAATCTAACCAATGCTATTTTGAACGAGTCGCTCATGGAGCTGGCAAACCTGACGGGGGCTATTTTGCACGGAGCCAGCCTAGAAGAAGCCGACCTGCACGGAGCCGAGCTAAGCCGCACCCGCCTCAGCAGTGCCAACCTGATCAACGCCAGCCTCAGCCAGGCGAATGTGCGCGGCGCAAACCTGAGCTGGAGTTCGCTGCGGGGCGCAAATTTGTGCAAAGCGAACCTGTATCGCGCAAAGCTAAACTGGGCGAATCTGAGCGAAACGAATCTGAGCGAGGCGATGCTGATCAGCGCAACTGTTTTGCAAACCAATTTCCAAAACGCCAATCTGCGCGGGGCGATTATGCCCGATGGTTCATCACATGGTTAA
- a CDS encoding ABC transporter permease has protein sequence MGVFRQAYEYGMANGDALLNALQQHLWLVAVPLAVGLLLGLPLGLWSARSPAVSAVLINGFNALRVIPSLAILFLAIPYFGLSFQSAAIALTLLVMPPILISTDVAFRTIDPMIREAAHGMGMSPVQVLRQVEFPLALPVIIAGIKTALVEVIASATLAAFIGAGGLGTFIVRGFALYDNAILLVGAVPVALLALVAELSMSALQRSVQPPTS, from the coding sequence GTGGGCGTGTTTAGGCAGGCCTATGAATATGGAATGGCAAACGGGGACGCGCTGCTGAATGCGTTGCAGCAGCATTTGTGGCTGGTGGCGGTGCCGCTGGCGGTGGGGCTGCTGCTGGGGTTGCCGCTGGGGTTGTGGAGTGCGCGATCGCCCGCTGTCTCGGCTGTCCTGATCAATGGCTTCAACGCGCTGCGGGTGATTCCCAGTCTGGCGATTTTGTTTTTGGCGATTCCCTACTTTGGGCTGAGCTTTCAATCGGCGGCGATCGCCCTGACGCTGCTGGTGATGCCGCCAATTCTGATCAGCACGGATGTCGCCTTTCGCACCATTGACCCAATGATCCGCGAAGCTGCCCACGGCATGGGCATGAGTCCGGTACAGGTGTTGCGGCAGGTGGAGTTTCCCCTGGCGCTGCCCGTCATCATTGCGGGCATCAAAACAGCCCTGGTGGAGGTCATTGCCAGCGCAACGCTGGCGGCGTTTATCGGCGCGGGCGGGCTGGGAACGTTTATTGTGCGCGGCTTTGCGCTATACGACAACGCTATCTTGCTGGTGGGCGCAGTTCCCGTGGCGCTGCTGGCGTTGGTGGCGGAGCTGAGTATGAGCGCCCTGCAAAGGTCGGTGCAGCCCCCCACAAGCTGA
- the ilvD gene encoding dihydroxy-acid dehydratase yields the protein MSETLRSQVITQGVQRSPNRAMLRAVGFSDDDFNKPIVGVASAHSTITPCNMGIAPLAAKAEAGIRAAGGMPQLFGTITVSDGISMGTEGMKYSLVSRDVIADSIETACNAQSMDGVLAIGGCDKNMPGAMIAMARMNIPAVFVYGGTIKPGHLEGEDLTVVSAFEAVGQYSAGRIDEVRLMSVERNACPGAGSCGGMYTANTMSSAFEAMGMSLMYSSTMSAVDPEKAENTELAGKVLVEAIRKNLRPRDIITRKSIENAISVVMAVGGSTNAVLHFLAIAHSAGVEWTLDDFERIRQRVPVLCDLKPSGRYVATDLHQAGGIPQVMKMLLNHGLLHGDCITVTGETIAERLRDIPDEPRPDQDVIRPWSNPMYAAGHLAILKGNLATEGAVAKITGVKQPKITGPARVYNSEEECLDAILANKINPGDVLVIRYEGPKGGPGMREMLAPTSAIIGAGLGDSVGLITDGRFSGGTYGMVVGHVAPEAYVGGTIALVQEGDSITIDADARLLQLNVSDEELAQRRAQWQPPKPRYTKGVLAKYATLVSSSSKGAVTDLDLF from the coding sequence ATGTCTGAAACCCTCAGAAGTCAGGTGATTACGCAAGGTGTGCAGCGCAGCCCCAATCGGGCAATGCTGCGGGCGGTCGGGTTTTCCGACGACGATTTCAACAAGCCGATTGTGGGGGTTGCCAGCGCCCACAGCACGATTACCCCCTGCAACATGGGCATTGCGCCGCTGGCAGCCAAAGCAGAGGCAGGCATTCGGGCAGCGGGGGGAATGCCGCAACTGTTCGGCACGATTACCGTCAGCGACGGCATCTCGATGGGCACTGAGGGCATGAAATACTCCCTGGTATCGCGGGATGTAATTGCCGACTCGATCGAAACCGCCTGCAACGCTCAGAGCATGGACGGCGTGCTGGCGATCGGCGGCTGCGACAAGAACATGCCCGGTGCTATGATCGCCATGGCCCGCATGAATATTCCTGCTGTGTTTGTCTACGGCGGCACGATCAAGCCGGGACATTTGGAAGGAGAAGATTTAACGGTTGTCAGCGCCTTTGAAGCTGTGGGGCAGTATAGCGCCGGACGTATCGACGAGGTGCGGCTGATGTCGGTGGAGCGCAACGCCTGTCCTGGTGCAGGTTCCTGCGGTGGCATGTATACAGCCAATACCATGTCGTCGGCCTTTGAGGCGATGGGCATGAGCCTGATGTATTCCTCCACCATGTCGGCAGTTGACCCCGAAAAGGCAGAGAACACAGAACTGGCCGGCAAAGTGTTAGTGGAGGCGATTCGCAAGAACCTGCGCCCGCGAGACATCATCACCCGCAAGTCCATCGAAAATGCGATTTCGGTGGTGATGGCCGTGGGCGGTTCCACCAATGCGGTGCTGCACTTTTTGGCGATCGCCCATTCTGCCGGGGTCGAGTGGACGCTCGACGACTTCGAGCGCATTCGCCAGCGCGTGCCCGTGCTGTGTGATCTGAAGCCCTCTGGCCGCTACGTGGCCACCGATCTGCACCAGGCCGGCGGCATTCCCCAGGTCATGAAAATGCTGCTGAATCACGGACTGCTGCACGGCGACTGCATTACCGTTACGGGCGAAACCATTGCCGAGCGTCTGAGGGATATTCCCGACGAGCCGCGCCCCGATCAGGACGTGATTCGCCCTTGGAGCAACCCCATGTACGCTGCCGGACACCTGGCCATCCTCAAGGGCAATTTGGCTACCGAAGGGGCAGTCGCCAAAATCACCGGGGTCAAGCAGCCCAAAATCACCGGCCCTGCCCGCGTGTATAACTCTGAAGAGGAGTGTCTGGACGCGATCTTGGCCAACAAAATTAATCCAGGCGATGTCCTAGTAATTCGCTATGAAGGGCCGAAAGGCGGCCCTGGAATGCGGGAAATGCTGGCTCCCACGTCTGCCATTATTGGCGCAGGGCTGGGCGATTCTGTAGGGCTGATCACCGACGGACGCTTCTCTGGCGGCACCTACGGCATGGTGGTCGGCCACGTCGCCCCCGAAGCCTATGTCGGCGGTACGATCGCCCTAGTGCAGGAAGGTGACAGCATTACCATCGATGCAGACGCTCGCCTGCTGCAACTCAACGTCTCCGATGAGGAACTGGCTCAGCGCCGCGCCCAGTGGCAGCCACCCAAGCCGCGCTATACCAAAGGCGTTTTGGCCAAATATGCCACGCTGGTTTCGTCGAGCAGCAAGGGTGCAGTGACCGATTTAGATTTGTTTTAG
- the rpsU gene encoding 30S ribosomal protein S21, whose translation MAQVVLGENEGIESALRRFKRKVSQAGIFPDMRKNRHFETPIEKRKRKALAKRKLRRKRF comes from the coding sequence ATGGCCCAAGTTGTACTTGGAGAAAACGAAGGAATTGAATCGGCCCTCCGCCGCTTCAAGCGCAAAGTTTCTCAGGCAGGGATCTTCCCAGATATGCGGAAAAACCGCCATTTTGAAACACCGATAGAAAAGCGGAAGCGCAAGGCGTTGGCAAAGCGGAAACTGCGGCGGAAGCGCTTCTAG